A section of the SAR324 cluster bacterium genome encodes:
- a CDS encoding gamma-glutamylcyclotransferase codes for MADSLKELLSQRSPDNDIWLFAYGSLMWHPEISFDLSIRATIYGYQRNFCLWSTEHRGTDELPGLVLGLEPGAFCVGRAFRIPLVDHEPQLARIWAREMVTGAYHPKWVQLRTSSGTIEAIAFLVELEHPR; via the coding sequence ATGGCTGATTCCTTAAAAGAACTTTTATCCCAAAGATCCCCTGACAATGACATTTGGCTTTTTGCATACGGGTCTTTGATGTGGCATCCAGAAATTTCATTTGATTTGTCGATTCGTGCCACAATCTATGGTTATCAGAGAAACTTTTGTTTATGGAGTACTGAGCATCGGGGTACAGATGAACTGCCAGGTTTGGTTCTTGGATTGGAGCCTGGCGCATTCTGTGTTGGCAGGGCGTTCAGAATACCTTTAGTGGACCACGAACCCCAATTGGCAAGGATCTGGGCCAGAGAAATGGTTACTGGTGCGTATCATCCTAAGTGGGTTCAATTGAGGACTTCATCAGGCACAATTGAAGCCATCGCATTTTTAGTCGAGTTGGAGCACCCTAGATAA